The following proteins are co-located in the Callithrix jacchus isolate 240 chromosome 10, calJac240_pri, whole genome shotgun sequence genome:
- the MMP26 gene encoding matrix metalloproteinase-26 encodes MQLAILRVTVFLPWCFTIPVPPDTDHKGWDFVKDYFHQFFLTKKESQLETQTQLLQQFHQNGTGLLDMQMHAMLYQPRCGVPDGSNTSILPGRCKWDKYTLTYRIINYPHDMKPSTVKDSIYNAVSIWSSVTSLIFQQVQNEDADIKISFWQWDHDDCWPFDGPGGFLGHAFLPNSENPGVVHFDKDEHWSASNTGFNLFLVATHEIGHSLGLKHSGNRNSIMYPTYWYHDPRTFHLSADDIQRIQGLYGEKCSAGMP; translated from the exons ATGCAGCTCGCCATCTTAAGAGTTACTGTCTTCTTGCCCTGGTGTTTCACCATTCCAGTGCCCCCTGATACTGATCATAAAGGATGGGACTTTGTTAAG GACTATTTCCATCAGTTTTTCCTGACCAAGAAGGAGTCACAACTCGAGACACAAACACAGCTCCTGCAACAATTCCATCAGAATGGGACAGGACTACTCGATATGCAGATGCATGCTATGCTGTACCAGCCCCGCTGTGGGGTGCCTGATGGGTCCAACACCTCCATCTTGCCAGGAAGATGCAAGTGGGATAAGTACACTCTGACTTACAG GATTATCAATTACCCACATGATATGAAGCCATCCACAGTGAAAGACAGTATATATAATGCAGTTTCTATCTGGAGCAGTGTGACCTCTCTGATATTCCAGCAAGTGCAGAATGAAGACGCAGACATCAAGATTTCTTTCTGGCAGTGGG ACCATGATGATTGTTGGCCCTTTGATGGGCCAGGTGGTTTCTTGGGCCATGCGTTTTTACCAAATTCTGAAAATCCTGGAGTTGTCCATTTTGACAAGGATGAACACTGGTCAGCTTCAAACACAG GATTTAATCTGTTCCTGGTTGCAACTCATGAGATAGGGCATTCTTTGGGCCTGAAGCACTCTGGGAATCGGAACTCCATAATGTACCCCACTTACTGGTATCATGACCCTAGAACCTTCCACCTCAGTGCCGATGATATCCAAAGGATCCAGGGTTTGTATG GAGAAAAATGCTCAGCTGGCATGCCCTAA